A stretch of the Larimichthys crocea isolate SSNF chromosome IX, L_crocea_2.0, whole genome shotgun sequence genome encodes the following:
- the adora2ab gene encoding adenosine A2a receptor b produces the protein MLKNVQLVYIGLEVVIACLAVAGNILVCWAVCLNSNLQSITNFFVVSLAVADIAVGLLAIPFAITISTGFCANFFGCLFIACFVLILTQSSIFSLLAIAVDRYIAIKNPLRYSSVVTGQRAKGIIALCWILSIGIGLTPMLGWNRSRDWNSTASTNSSSCPEGLTECLFEEVVTMDYMVYFNFFGCVLVPLLIMLVIYANIFMIARHQLRLIGLKVAHTPAPGEITSPSSTSRSTLQKEVHAAKSLAIIVGLFALCWLPLHIINCFHHLCQGCQRLHLWVMNIAIILSHANSVVNPFIYAYRIREFRQTFRRILYQHILGRRDGHGLGRGDRRSVRGSSIVRTNSRTSKDGSSCGTVVNSYVLDPSPDRTPPKAPHEASCHCTLDTKAVAAPSSYIPNGHQMKGSSISVMQEQPSIMGFAAQDEVESATCPRGVTDVLEVKDSGSCIAFVNVHALSLKQTDHSTELTEVS, from the exons ATGCTGAAGAATGTCCAGCTGGTCTATATTGGCCTGGAGGTGGTGATCGCTTGCCTGGCTGTTGCTGGGAACATCCTGGTCTGCTGGGCCGTCTGCCTCAACTCCAACCTGCAAAGCATCACCAACTTCTTTGTGGTGTCACTGGCGGTGGCCGATATTGCTGTGGGGCTGTTGGCAATTCCCTTCGCTATCACTATTAG TACCGGTTTCTGTGCCAACTTCTTTGGCTGCCTGTTCATCGCCTGCTTCGTCCTCATACTCACCCAGAGCTCCATCTTCAGTCTGCTGGCCATCGCTGTAGACCGCTACATCGCCATCAAGAACCCACTCAG GTACAGCAGCGTGGTGACAGGGCAGAGAGCAAAGGGCATCATTGCACTCTGCTGGATTCTCTCAATAGGCATCGGCCTGACACCGATGCTGGGCTGGAACAGATCGAGAG ATTGGAACTCCACCGCTtcaaccaacagcagcagctgccctGAAGGTCTGACAGAGTGCCTGTTTGAAGAGGTGGTTACCATGGACTACATGGTCTATTTCAATTTCTTCGGCTGCGTGCTGGTGCCCCTGTTGATCATGTTGGTCATTTATGCAAATATCTTCATGATCGCACGGCACCAGCTCCGACTGATAGGGCTCAAAGTTGCGCACACACCCGCTCCTGGAGAAATAACCTCACCATCGAGCACATCTCGGTCAACTCTACAGAAGGAAGTGCATGCTGCCAAATCGTTGGCCATCATTGTAGGTTTGTTTGCTCTATGTTGGCTTCCGCTGCACATCATCAACTGTTTCCACCACCTGTGTCAGGGCTGTCAGCGCTTACATCTTTGGGTGATGAACATTGCCATCATCCTCTCCCATGCTAACTCTGTTGTGAATCCCTTCATCTATGCATATCGCATTCGGGAGTTCAGACAGACCTTTCGGAGGATCTTGTATCAGCACATCTTAGGACGAAGAGATGGACATGGGCTTGGGAGGGGTGATCGAAGAAGTGTTAGGGGTAGCAGTATCGTGCGGACTAACTCTCGCACCAGTAAAGATGGGTCATCGTGTGGCACAGTAGTGAATAGCTACGTCCTGGACCCCAGCCCTGACCGAACTCCACCAAAAGCTCCTCATGAAGCCTCTTGCCACTGTACACTGGACACAAAGGCAGTTGCTGCACCAAGCAGCTACATACCCAATGGACACCAAATGAAAGGTAGCAGCATTTCAGTAATGCAGGAGCAGCCAAGCATCATGGGATTTGCTGCTCAGGATGAAGTAGAGTCGGCCACATGTCCGAGGGGAGTGACAGATGTTTTGGAGGTGAAAGACAGTGGAAGTTGCATTGCTTTTGTGAATGTTCATGCTCTCTCCCTAAAACAGACTGACCACTCTACGGAGCTTACAGAAGTCTCATGA